A genomic segment from Peribacillus sp. ACCC06369 encodes:
- the rpsR gene encoding 30S ribosomal protein S18: MAMGGRKGRGKRKKVCYFTSNGITKIDYKDVDLLKKFVSERGKILPRRVTGTSAKYQRRLTIAIKRSRTMALLPYVSGE; encoded by the coding sequence ATGGCAATGGGTGGACGTAAAGGACGCGGTAAGCGTAAAAAGGTTTGTTATTTCACATCTAACGGAATCACTAAAATTGATTACAAAGATGTAGATCTTCTTAAAAAATTCGTCTCAGAACGCGGTAAAATTTTACCACGTCGTGTAACTGGCACTAGCGCTAAATATCAACGTAGATTAACGATTGCTATTAAACGCTCACGTACTATGGCATTACTTCCATATGTATCTGGTGAATAA
- the rpsF gene encoding 30S ribosomal protein S6, translating to MRKYEIMYIIRPNIEEEAKKALVERFNTILSDNGAEVEAKEWGKRRLAYEINDFRDGYYMLLKVNAESAAIQEFDRLAKISEDIIRHMATREEV from the coding sequence ATGAGAAAATACGAAATTATGTATATCATCCGTCCAAACATTGAGGAAGAAGCTAAAAAAGCTTTAGTTGAACGTTTCAACACAATCCTTTCTGATAATGGTGCGGAAGTAGAAGCAAAAGAATGGGGTAAACGCCGTCTTGCATACGAAATCAATGATTTCCGTGACGGTTACTACATGCTTCTTAAAGTTAACGCTGAAAGTGCTGCGATTCAAGAATTCGATCGTCTTGCTAAAATCAGTGAAGACATTATTCGCCACATGGCTACTAGAGAAGAAGTATAA
- a CDS encoding YybS family protein produces MKTKMNSGRRIAEGGALLALYCILLFITIQVPLVNIFTTFFLPIPFILFTAKQKLSWSLGYLFIASLLSILIGTLLSVPLTLLMGATGIAIGYFLKRDKSMATMFISAVLVFLGGILLIYAASVLIMDVNYIEESMDMVEESVENTVGIMDSFGQAPTEQVKKQVYETVDMLNTLMPSLFVLMSVIMVLLIFFAAHPIVKRFSDKTLKWPHFRDLRLPKSLLWYYLITMLLALFVNTDKNSFVYMAITNIFFILQFFILLQGYSLIFYIAHVKSWAKAIPVIIVVFSLLLPIPIITTAVRFLGIIDLGFPFRETIKKKE; encoded by the coding sequence GTGAAAACAAAGATGAATAGCGGAAGACGAATTGCGGAGGGTGGAGCCCTTTTGGCACTATATTGCATTTTATTGTTCATCACCATTCAAGTACCATTAGTGAATATCTTCACCACTTTCTTTTTACCCATTCCATTCATACTGTTCACAGCCAAACAAAAGTTATCGTGGAGTCTGGGTTACTTATTTATAGCCTCGCTGTTGTCAATCCTCATTGGGACGCTATTGTCTGTTCCGCTTACCTTACTTATGGGGGCAACCGGAATTGCGATCGGTTATTTTTTGAAAAGGGACAAATCGATGGCAACTATGTTCATAAGTGCAGTACTTGTCTTCCTGGGAGGCATTTTATTAATATATGCAGCTTCAGTGTTGATCATGGATGTTAATTACATAGAAGAATCGATGGATATGGTTGAAGAGTCCGTTGAAAATACAGTGGGCATCATGGATTCTTTTGGCCAGGCACCGACGGAACAAGTCAAAAAGCAGGTGTATGAAACTGTCGATATGTTAAACACACTGATGCCAAGTTTGTTCGTTCTGATGTCAGTCATCATGGTTTTATTGATTTTCTTCGCTGCGCATCCAATTGTGAAGAGGTTCAGTGATAAAACGTTAAAATGGCCCCATTTTCGAGATCTGCGACTCCCGAAAAGTCTTTTATGGTATTATTTAATTACGATGCTTCTTGCTCTTTTTGTGAATACGGACAAGAACAGTTTTGTATATATGGCCATAACGAACATATTTTTCATCTTGCAGTTCTTCATTTTATTACAAGGATATTCCCTGATATTTTATATCGCTCATGTGAAGTCATGGGCTAAAGCCATACCTGTTATAATCGTGGTTTTTTCTTTGCTGCTGCCGATTCCGATTATTACAACAGCCGTACGATTTTTAGGTATAATAGATTTAGGCTTTCCTTTTAGGGAGACAATCAAGAAAAAGGAATAG
- the dnaB gene encoding replicative DNA helicase: MIEQFQDRIPPQNIEAEQAVLGAIFLEPSSLTVTSEVLIPEDFYRSSHQKIFNVMLKLNDEGKAVDLITVTEELAATKNLEEVGGVSYLSELAGSVPTAANIEYYARIVEEKSLLRRLIRTATNIAQEGYSREDEVEELLGEAEKTIMEVAQRKNSGSFQNIKDVLVRTYDNIEVLTTRKGDVTGIPTGFAELDRMTAGFQRNDLIIVGARPSVGKTAFALNIAQNVATKTDENVAIFSLEMGAEQLVMRMLCAEGNINAQNLRTGSLTDEDWRKLTMAMGSLSNAGIYIDDTPGVRIGEIRSKCRRLKQEHGLGMILIDYLQLIQGDGRSGDNRQQEVSEISRSLKALARELQVPVIALSQLSRGVEQRQDKRPMMSDIRESGSIEQDADIVAFLYRDDYYDKESENKNIIEIIIAKQRNGPVGTVSLAFVKEYNKFVNLERRFDDDSMSPGA, translated from the coding sequence ATGATAGAACAATTTCAGGATAGGATTCCCCCTCAAAATATAGAAGCCGAACAGGCTGTACTAGGAGCCATTTTTCTTGAGCCCTCTTCATTGACCGTTACATCGGAAGTTTTGATTCCGGAGGATTTTTACAGAAGCTCTCATCAAAAAATCTTTAATGTGATGCTTAAATTGAATGACGAAGGAAAAGCTGTCGATTTGATTACGGTGACAGAGGAACTGGCTGCGACCAAAAACCTTGAAGAAGTTGGCGGAGTTTCTTATTTAAGTGAATTGGCCGGATCGGTACCTACCGCGGCCAATATTGAATATTATGCCCGCATCGTCGAGGAGAAGTCATTGCTTCGCCGTTTGATCAGGACAGCGACCAACATCGCCCAGGAAGGCTACAGTCGCGAGGACGAGGTCGAGGAGCTGCTCGGGGAAGCAGAAAAAACGATCATGGAAGTGGCCCAGCGCAAGAATTCCGGGTCTTTTCAAAATATTAAGGATGTATTGGTGCGGACGTACGATAACATTGAAGTTTTGACTACCCGTAAAGGGGATGTCACGGGAATACCGACCGGGTTTGCTGAACTGGATCGAATGACAGCCGGGTTCCAACGTAATGACCTCATCATAGTGGGCGCCCGTCCTTCGGTTGGTAAAACCGCCTTTGCATTGAATATCGCACAAAACGTTGCAACCAAAACGGATGAGAATGTAGCGATTTTCAGTCTTGAAATGGGTGCAGAGCAGCTCGTTATGCGTATGCTCTGTGCTGAAGGAAATATCAACGCCCAGAATTTACGGACAGGTTCCTTAACTGATGAGGATTGGCGTAAATTGACGATGGCGATGGGAAGCTTGTCGAATGCCGGCATTTATATCGATGATACGCCGGGTGTGAGGATTGGCGAAATCCGTTCAAAATGCCGTCGTTTGAAGCAGGAACATGGCCTTGGCATGATATTGATCGATTACTTGCAGTTGATTCAAGGCGATGGTCGCTCAGGCGACAATCGTCAGCAAGAGGTATCCGAGATTTCACGTTCACTCAAAGCGCTCGCCCGTGAACTTCAAGTGCCCGTCATCGCCCTTTCCCAGCTATCGCGGGGAGTGGAGCAGCGCCAGGATAAGCGCCCGATGATGTCCGATATCCGGGAATCAGGGAGTATCGAGCAAGATGCTGATATCGTGGCATTCTTATACCGTGATGATTATTATGACAAGGAATCCGAGAATAAAAACATCATTGAAATCATTATAGCGAAACAGCGTAATGGTCCAGTAGGAACGGTTTCGCTTGCATTCGTAAAAGAATACAATAAATTCGTTAACCTCGAACGTCGCTTCGATGATGATTCGATGTCTCCCGGGGCGTAG
- the ssb gene encoding single-stranded DNA-binding protein, whose amino-acid sequence MMNRVVLVGRLTKDPELRYTPNGVPVATFTLAVNRSFTNQQGDREADFINCVVWRKPAENVANFLKKGSLAGVDGRVQTRNYEGQDGKRVYVTEILAESVQFLEPRSSSAGERNEGGSYGGGQKSYSNNHNGNDNNSYGQNPNQNQRSNNNYTRVDDDPFANDGKTIDISDDDLPF is encoded by the coding sequence ATGATGAATCGCGTAGTTTTGGTAGGACGCTTAACTAAAGATCCTGAATTACGATATACACCTAATGGAGTTCCCGTAGCTACCTTTACTTTAGCTGTGAACCGTAGTTTTACGAATCAGCAGGGTGACCGTGAAGCGGATTTCATTAACTGTGTTGTTTGGCGTAAACCGGCAGAAAATGTAGCTAACTTCTTGAAAAAGGGCAGTTTAGCTGGCGTGGATGGACGTGTCCAAACACGTAATTATGAAGGACAAGACGGCAAACGCGTATATGTGACGGAGATTCTGGCTGAGAGCGTTCAATTCCTTGAACCACGAAGCAGTTCAGCGGGTGAAAGAAATGAAGGCGGTTCTTACGGTGGAGGTCAAAAAAGTTATAGCAATAATCATAACGGAAATGACAACAATTCGTATGGACAAAATCCTAATCAGAATCAACGGAGCAATAACAACTACACTCGTGTAGATGATGATCCATTTGCAAATGACGGTAAAACAATCGACATTTCAGATGACGATCTTCCGTTTTAA
- a CDS encoding DHH family phosphoesterase, whose translation MPSYLKEYSIKSPLYGMLAAGVLLLGVLAYYNWVIALVGLLILAGLFYLTLRMVEKKQRKTEEYITTLSYRLKKVGEEALLEMPIGIMLFNEDYYIEWTNPFLASCFSEDSLAGRSLYDVADSIVPLIKQEIETETLTLHDRKFKVVHKREERLLYFFDVTEQVEIEKLYEDERTAIAIILLDNYDDLTQGMDDQRKSSINSLVTSLLDKWARDNGVFFKRVSSERFIAVFNEHILQQLEKGKFSILDEIRETTAKQNVPLTLSIGVGSAVSSLPELGTLAQSSLDLALGRGGDQVAIKQANGKVKFYGGKTNPMEKRTRVRARVISHALKDIVLDSDKVIVMGHKNPDMDAIGSAIGILKVAQMNEREGYIVINTQQLDSSVLRLMEEIKNKKELYARFITPDDAFEMITDETLLVVVDTHKPSMVIEERLLNRIDKVVVIDHHRRGEEFIKNSLLVYMEPYASSTAELVTELLEYQPKRSKIDMLESTALLAGIIVDTKSFTLRTGSRTFDAASYLRAHGADTVLVQKFLKEDVDTYIKRSKLIEEVIFYKKGIAIASAKTDQVHNQVLIAQAADTLLTMDGVVASFVMAKRSDDTVGISARSLGDINVQVIMEMLNGGGHLTNAATQQVCSIDEAESRLKVAIDEYLEGGQKE comes from the coding sequence ATGCCATCTTATTTGAAAGAATACTCGATTAAGTCCCCGTTGTATGGGATGCTGGCCGCGGGCGTTTTACTTTTGGGCGTACTGGCTTATTATAATTGGGTTATTGCACTTGTTGGACTATTGATTCTTGCTGGTTTATTTTATTTAACATTAAGAATGGTAGAAAAAAAGCAACGTAAGACAGAAGAGTATATAACGACTTTATCTTACCGATTAAAGAAGGTCGGCGAGGAAGCGTTATTGGAAATGCCAATTGGGATCATGCTCTTTAATGAGGATTATTACATTGAATGGACCAATCCATTCCTGGCTTCATGTTTTAGTGAAGACTCCTTGGCAGGAAGATCGCTCTATGATGTCGCGGACTCGATCGTTCCATTAATTAAGCAAGAGATCGAGACAGAGACACTTACGCTCCACGATAGGAAATTCAAAGTGGTCCATAAGCGTGAGGAAAGGCTTCTTTACTTTTTTGATGTGACGGAGCAAGTTGAAATTGAGAAATTATATGAAGATGAGCGAACGGCAATTGCGATCATTCTCCTTGATAACTATGATGATTTGACACAGGGTATGGATGATCAGCGTAAAAGCAGCATTAATAGCCTGGTCACCTCACTTCTTGATAAATGGGCAAGGGATAATGGCGTTTTCTTTAAACGGGTTTCCTCTGAACGATTCATCGCTGTCTTTAATGAGCATATCCTTCAGCAGCTTGAGAAGGGGAAATTCTCGATTTTGGATGAAATCAGGGAAACGACAGCCAAGCAAAATGTACCATTGACCTTGAGCATCGGGGTCGGCTCGGCCGTGTCATCCTTACCGGAACTAGGTACGCTTGCACAGTCCAGCTTGGATCTCGCTCTAGGTCGGGGCGGTGATCAGGTAGCAATAAAGCAAGCGAATGGTAAAGTGAAATTCTATGGCGGTAAAACCAATCCGATGGAAAAACGCACAAGGGTCCGTGCACGTGTGATTTCCCATGCATTGAAGGATATAGTCCTTGATAGCGATAAAGTCATTGTCATGGGCCATAAAAACCCGGATATGGACGCAATCGGTTCAGCGATAGGCATCTTGAAAGTTGCCCAAATGAATGAACGTGAAGGCTATATTGTTATAAACACCCAGCAGCTTGATAGCAGTGTCCTCCGTTTAATGGAGGAAATCAAAAATAAAAAAGAGCTTTATGCCCGGTTTATAACTCCTGATGATGCATTTGAAATGATTACGGATGAGACATTACTGGTTGTGGTCGATACACATAAACCTTCCATGGTAATTGAAGAGCGGTTATTGAATAGGATCGATAAAGTTGTAGTCATCGACCATCATCGCCGGGGTGAAGAGTTCATCAAAAACTCGTTGCTCGTCTATATGGAGCCATATGCGTCTTCAACAGCTGAACTTGTAACCGAACTGCTTGAATATCAGCCGAAACGCAGCAAGATTGATATGCTGGAATCGACGGCGCTTCTTGCGGGTATCATCGTCGATACGAAAAGCTTCACCTTAAGGACGGGGTCACGTACTTTCGATGCAGCCTCCTATCTTAGGGCACATGGAGCTGATACGGTACTTGTCCAGAAGTTCTTAAAAGAAGACGTGGACACCTATATTAAACGGTCAAAGCTCATTGAAGAGGTAATCTTTTATAAAAAGGGAATTGCCATTGCCTCGGCAAAAACCGATCAGGTCCATAATCAGGTGCTCATAGCTCAGGCTGCTGACACCCTATTGACCATGGATGGCGTTGTTGCTTCCTTTGTAATGGCTAAGCGATCTGATGATACAGTAGGCATAAGTGCGCGTTCTCTTGGTGATATCAATGTACAGGTGATCATGGAAATGTTGAATGGGGGCGGCCATTTGACAAATGCCGCTACTCAACAGGTATGCTCCATTGATGAAGCCGAAAGTCGATTGAAAGTAGCTATTGATGAATATTTAGAAGGGGGACAAAAAGAATGA
- the rplI gene encoding 50S ribosomal protein L9: MKVIFLKDVKGKGKKGEVKNVADGYAHNFLLKQGLAVEANNTNVKTLEAQKNKEESLAAEELQHAEELKVQLEKLTVELSAKAGEGGRLFGSITTKQIASELQKKHGIKIDKRKMELADGIRSLGHTKLPVKLHPEVTATLTVHVKEIN, encoded by the coding sequence ATGAAAGTAATATTTTTAAAAGACGTTAAAGGTAAAGGGAAAAAAGGGGAAGTTAAAAATGTTGCAGATGGATATGCACATAATTTCCTACTTAAACAAGGATTGGCTGTTGAAGCAAATAATACAAATGTGAAAACTTTGGAAGCACAGAAGAATAAAGAAGAATCACTTGCTGCCGAGGAACTGCAACATGCTGAAGAATTGAAAGTCCAACTGGAGAAATTAACGGTTGAGCTATCTGCCAAAGCCGGTGAGGGCGGGCGTTTATTCGGTTCCATCACGACTAAACAAATTGCATCAGAGCTTCAGAAGAAACATGGTATCAAGATTGATAAACGCAAAATGGAGCTTGCTGACGGTATCCGTTCTTTAGGACACACCAAGCTTCCAGTCAAGCTTCATCCTGAAGTCACAGCGACACTTACTGTGCATGTGAAAGAAATTAACTAA